One segment of Gordonia terrae DNA contains the following:
- the htpG gene encoding molecular chaperone HtpG produces the protein MSAQPEVHEFQAETRQLLDLMVHSIYSNKDSFLRELISNASDALDKLRLESLLDKDLDVDTSDLHITLDPDPEARTLVVADNGIGMTRDEVVGLIGTLARSGTAELRRSLAEARANGVSDAAAEELIGQFGIGFYSTFMVAEKVTLVTRKAGESTGTRWESTGDGTYTIDDVPDAPQGTSVTLALKPVDTEDHLYDYSDQSKLRQLVKRYSDFIAWPIRMDVEKTVPVETPAAETAETETDESGEPKTPETKTVVESETINSMKALWAKSRSEVTDEEYQEFYRHVSHAWDAPLETITLQAEGTFEYQALLFIPTQPPFDLFMRDSKVGIHLYVKRVFIMDDCAELMPEYLRFVKGVVDAADLSLNVSREILQQDRQIRAIRRRLTKKVISTVTEMRAGRPDDYRTFWDAFGRVFKEGLVNDPDNRDALLKASSFASTHSEDELTTLADYIGRMKSGQETIYYMTGESRQQIVNSPHMEAFRAKGIEVLVLSDPVDEMWVSAGAEFDGKTFQSIAKGAVDLEGDDEDTDDSAKEEQNKTYADLLGWLTTTLSDDVSETRLSSRLTESPACLVGDTFSMSPQLEKLYRASGQEFPKSKRALELNPDHPLVAALNKAYGDGDHEQLVPTAKLLYGMAVIAEGGELDDPAEFAKILAGRLTDSFAGSGSSAGSES, from the coding sequence ATGAGCGCTCAGCCCGAAGTCCACGAGTTCCAGGCCGAGACCCGGCAGCTGCTGGATCTCATGGTGCACTCGATCTACTCCAACAAGGACAGCTTCCTGCGCGAGTTGATCTCGAACGCATCCGACGCGCTGGACAAGCTGCGGCTCGAGTCCCTGCTCGACAAGGATCTCGACGTCGACACCTCCGACCTCCACATCACGCTCGACCCGGACCCGGAGGCCCGAACGCTGGTCGTCGCCGACAACGGGATCGGCATGACCCGGGACGAGGTCGTCGGACTGATCGGCACGCTGGCCCGGTCGGGCACGGCCGAGCTGCGCCGGTCGCTCGCGGAAGCACGCGCGAACGGGGTGTCCGACGCGGCCGCCGAGGAGCTGATCGGCCAGTTCGGCATCGGCTTCTACTCGACGTTCATGGTCGCCGAGAAGGTGACCCTGGTGACCCGCAAGGCGGGGGAGAGCACCGGTACCCGATGGGAGTCGACCGGCGACGGCACGTACACGATCGACGATGTTCCCGACGCCCCGCAGGGAACCTCGGTCACGTTGGCGCTCAAGCCCGTCGACACCGAGGACCACCTCTACGACTACTCGGATCAGTCAAAACTGCGTCAGCTCGTGAAGCGGTACTCGGACTTCATCGCGTGGCCGATCCGGATGGACGTCGAGAAGACGGTCCCGGTCGAGACCCCCGCCGCCGAGACCGCCGAGACCGAGACCGACGAGTCGGGCGAGCCGAAGACGCCCGAGACCAAGACGGTCGTCGAATCGGAGACGATCAACTCGATGAAGGCGCTCTGGGCGAAGTCGCGCTCGGAGGTGACCGACGAGGAGTACCAGGAGTTCTACCGGCATGTCTCCCACGCCTGGGATGCGCCGCTGGAGACCATCACGCTGCAGGCCGAGGGCACCTTCGAGTACCAGGCGCTGCTGTTCATCCCGACGCAGCCGCCGTTCGATCTGTTCATGCGGGACAGCAAGGTCGGCATCCATCTCTACGTCAAGCGCGTGTTCATCATGGACGACTGCGCCGAACTGATGCCGGAGTACCTGCGGTTCGTCAAGGGCGTCGTCGACGCGGCCGACCTGTCGTTGAACGTGTCCCGCGAGATCCTGCAGCAGGACCGGCAGATCCGTGCGATCCGTCGGCGTCTCACCAAGAAGGTCATCTCGACGGTCACCGAGATGCGCGCCGGTCGTCCGGACGACTACCGCACCTTCTGGGATGCCTTCGGCCGGGTGTTCAAGGAAGGTCTCGTCAACGATCCGGACAACCGCGATGCGCTCCTGAAGGCGTCGTCGTTCGCGTCCACCCACTCCGAGGACGAACTCACCACGCTCGCGGACTACATCGGCCGGATGAAGAGCGGTCAGGAGACGATCTACTACATGACGGGCGAGTCTCGTCAGCAGATCGTGAACTCGCCGCACATGGAGGCCTTCCGCGCCAAGGGGATCGAGGTCCTCGTCCTGTCCGATCCGGTCGACGAGATGTGGGTCTCGGCGGGTGCCGAATTCGACGGCAAGACCTTCCAGTCGATCGCCAAGGGCGCGGTCGATCTCGAGGGTGACGACGAGGACACCGACGATTCGGCCAAGGAAGAACAGAACAAGACCTACGCCGATCTGCTGGGCTGGCTCACGACCACCCTGTCCGACGATGTCAGCGAGACGCGGCTGTCCTCTCGGCTCACCGAGTCGCCCGCCTGTCTGGTCGGGGACACGTTCTCGATGTCGCCGCAGTTGGAGAAGCTGTACCGGGCGTCCGGGCAGGAGTTCCCCAAGTCGAAGCGGGCCCTCGAGCTCAACCCCGATCACCCGCTGGTCGCCGCCCTGAACAAGGCCTACGGCGACGGTGATCACGAGCAGTTGGTGCCGACGGCGAAGCTGCTGTACGGCATGGCCGTCATCGCCGAGGGCGGCGAGCTCGACGACCCGGCCGAGTTCGCGAAGATCCTCGCCGGCCGCCTCACCGACTCGTTTGCCGGGAGCGGGTCGTCGGCCGGCTCGGAGTCCTGA
- a CDS encoding PIG-L family deacetylase: protein MGTPRLLLVHAHPDDESLWTGGLIARHTDAGGEVDLVMCTWTDGTVRHRELTDAATILGMPRPPIMLGYADDRRPESAPDAQRLCAASFDEQVRALTHHIRALQPDIVITYDPLGIYGHPDHVHAHRLACAAADAAASTKLYHRAGPAWRVRSLYFATIPEWMMDILAESLFADIPRAQLPGTPESEIDVVVDVSDLAARKRAAVTAHRSEIDRSRAISGFMSLPDDIQEKLLGVECYQRRDLVPGGCDLI from the coding sequence ATGGGCACACCGCGACTGCTGTTGGTGCACGCGCACCCCGACGACGAATCCCTGTGGACCGGCGGCCTCATCGCGCGTCACACCGACGCCGGCGGCGAGGTGGACCTCGTGATGTGCACCTGGACCGACGGCACGGTCCGGCACCGCGAACTCACCGATGCCGCGACCATCCTCGGCATGCCCCGGCCACCGATCATGCTCGGCTACGCCGACGACCGGCGACCCGAATCGGCCCCCGACGCGCAACGACTGTGCGCCGCGTCGTTCGACGAACAGGTCCGGGCACTCACCCACCACATCCGTGCTCTCCAGCCCGACATCGTGATCACCTACGACCCGCTGGGCATCTACGGTCACCCCGACCATGTTCATGCTCATCGACTCGCATGCGCGGCCGCCGACGCCGCAGCGTCGACGAAGCTGTACCACCGCGCCGGGCCTGCTTGGCGAGTCCGCTCGCTGTATTTCGCCACGATTCCGGAATGGATGATGGACATCCTCGCGGAGAGCCTCTTCGCAGACATCCCCCGGGCGCAGCTGCCCGGGACGCCGGAGTCCGAGATCGACGTGGTCGTCGACGTGTCCGACCTGGCGGCCCGCAAGCGAGCCGCGGTCACCGCCCATCGTTCCGAGATCGATCGCAGCCGGGCCATCTCGGGGTTCATGTCGCTGCCCGACGACATCCAGGAGAAGTTGCTCGGCGTCGAGTGCTACCAGCGGCGCGACCTCGTCCCCGGTGGTTGCGACCTCATCTAG
- the recD gene encoding exodeoxyribonuclease V subunit alpha: MSISDVQVTEWATGVLAEWNEAGVLAAADVHITDRLVAMCAEPVSETARLGAALAVRAVRLGSTCLALDRLDELAGETIPDLTVPSSEAVLDALLESPLVAGSEAGPLRPLVVRRSVDGPLVYLQKYFRQEQTIRDTLARRAQTSPVVDAGALRAAIAAVYTSPEDGYLQKLAAAVAATRWTTVLAGGPGTGKTYTVARILAVLDALQGPGLRIGLCAPTGRAAAQLQASVEAESTVPVTAHAVTLHSLLGWRPGANPRYGRGRTLPHDVIVVDETSMLSMTAMSRLLDAVRPDARVLFVGDPHQLASVEAGAVLADLVERTDAAGAQKDSETAMAVSRTALEAVLADADDEPDPADRDQLADGVITLRRQFRFGGGISRVAAAVNSGDADEVLRLVAAKDVPNVELVAPDELDDVRADLVEWGRTLRVAARRADAAAALDALDAHRVLCAHREGSSGVRGWSARITEWLGTTGAEVAGWYPGQPILVTANDRQTSTFNGDTGVVIADPEGRMSGVDAVRVAFRRGGTARLLHPTQLADVVSVHAMTIHRSQGSQFRQVTVILPPTGSELLTRELLYTAITRAREHVRIVGTPEVLAAAVDRRVQRASGLRSTVTPFDDRDDRVRRRPR, translated from the coding sequence ATGAGCATTTCCGATGTCCAGGTGACGGAATGGGCCACCGGTGTGCTCGCCGAGTGGAACGAGGCCGGGGTGCTGGCGGCCGCGGACGTGCACATCACCGATCGTCTCGTCGCCATGTGCGCCGAGCCGGTGTCCGAGACCGCGCGACTCGGCGCCGCGCTCGCCGTACGTGCCGTGCGCCTGGGTTCGACGTGCCTGGCGCTGGATCGGCTGGATGAGCTCGCCGGCGAGACCATCCCGGATCTCACGGTCCCGTCGTCGGAAGCGGTCCTCGACGCCCTGCTCGAGAGCCCGCTGGTGGCCGGCAGCGAGGCGGGTCCGTTGCGTCCGTTGGTCGTACGGCGCTCCGTCGACGGCCCCCTGGTCTACCTCCAGAAGTACTTCCGGCAGGAGCAGACGATCCGGGACACCCTGGCCCGGCGTGCGCAGACCTCGCCCGTGGTCGACGCGGGCGCGCTGCGCGCCGCGATCGCCGCGGTGTACACCTCGCCCGAGGACGGGTACCTGCAGAAGCTCGCCGCCGCGGTTGCCGCGACCCGCTGGACCACCGTCCTGGCGGGCGGCCCGGGCACGGGCAAGACCTACACCGTCGCACGCATTCTCGCCGTCCTGGACGCGCTGCAGGGGCCCGGCCTGCGGATCGGGTTGTGTGCGCCCACCGGCCGCGCGGCGGCTCAGCTGCAGGCCTCGGTGGAGGCGGAGTCGACGGTCCCGGTCACGGCACACGCCGTCACGTTGCATTCGCTGCTCGGATGGCGCCCGGGCGCCAACCCGAGATACGGCCGCGGGCGTACGCTCCCACACGACGTGATCGTCGTCGACGAGACCTCGATGCTGTCGATGACGGCGATGAGCCGCCTGCTCGACGCGGTCCGACCCGACGCGCGGGTGCTCTTCGTCGGTGACCCGCATCAGCTCGCCTCGGTGGAGGCGGGGGCGGTGCTCGCCGATCTCGTCGAACGAACCGATGCGGCCGGGGCGCAGAAGGATTCGGAAACCGCCATGGCGGTGTCGCGGACCGCGCTCGAGGCGGTGCTCGCGGATGCCGACGACGAACCGGACCCGGCGGACAGGGATCAGCTCGCCGACGGCGTCATCACCCTGCGTCGGCAGTTCCGTTTCGGCGGCGGTATCTCACGAGTGGCCGCCGCCGTGAATTCCGGTGACGCCGACGAGGTCCTGCGGCTCGTGGCGGCAAAGGACGTCCCGAATGTCGAGCTCGTGGCTCCCGACGAACTCGACGATGTACGCGCCGATCTCGTCGAGTGGGGGAGGACGCTGCGTGTCGCCGCCCGCCGTGCCGATGCCGCAGCTGCGCTCGATGCACTGGACGCCCACCGCGTGCTGTGCGCGCATCGGGAGGGATCGTCCGGAGTCCGAGGGTGGTCGGCCAGGATCACCGAGTGGCTCGGTACCACGGGTGCCGAAGTCGCCGGATGGTATCCGGGACAGCCGATCCTGGTCACCGCCAACGACCGGCAGACCTCGACCTTCAACGGCGACACGGGAGTCGTGATCGCCGACCCCGAGGGACGGATGTCCGGAGTCGACGCCGTCCGGGTCGCCTTCCGGCGTGGCGGGACGGCGCGACTGTTGCATCCGACGCAGCTTGCCGACGTCGTATCGGTCCACGCGATGACCATCCACCGCAGTCAGGGGAGTCAGTTCCGACAGGTGACGGTGATCCTCCCGCCCACGGGTTCGGAGCTGCTCACCCGCGAGTTGCTGTACACCGCGATCACCCGTGCCCGCGAACACGTGCGGATCGTCGGCACGCCGGAGGTGCTCGCCGCAGCGGTCGACCGTCGCGTGCAGCGAGCCAGTGGTCTGCGATCGACGGTCACGCCGTTCGACGACCGGGATGATCGGGTTCGTCGACGTCCTAGATGA